AAGGAGGGGAAAGCAGGCAGTGTATCAAACCACTGTTAGGCAAGGGATGGGgacataaaacatttctgaacttaattttttttatttttttttgctgcatatatattgttttgctacttacacagttattttaagtatatgtccattgtattatttacaatacacagagtcgcttgtaattataattttagtGGGTACAACCCTCAGATAAGGGGGGGTTCTGTCCCCCCCTTCCCCCTGTGATTTACGCCTATGGCTGAAATATTAAGACATATTTCAAATTCTACTAAATTACATAATTGTATtgcatacttttttaaaaaaggtatcATTTAATAAGTagcaatttaaaatcaaaaagttAATGCAATAGGTCATCTAAAATGAAGACCAAATGTCTGTTTTATTCAGTGCTCCTCATTTATTGTCACTAATTGttggtgtatttttatattctagATATCAAATCCACACTGGCCTCCAGCATTCTATCATACGACCCACTCAGCCGAATTGCCTCCCTTTGGAGAACATCACCCTTCCTCAGAAACTGAAGAACGCTGGGTACTCTACTCATATGGTGGGGAAGTGGCACCTTGGCTTCTATAAGCGCGGCTGTATGCCTACACAGCGTGGCTTTGATACCTTCTTTGGCTCTTTGTTGGGTAGTGGTGACTACTACAGCCATTACAAATGTGACAGCCCAGGAATGTGTGGGTACGATCTTCATGAGGGCGAAGAAGCTGCCTGGGAGCAGGACCATGGCATCTATTCCACCATCATGTATACTCAAAAGGCAATAAACATCCTGGCATCTCACAATCCTAAACGGCCCATCTTCCTTTACTTGGCCTACCAGGCTGTACACTCACCCTTGCAGGTTCCTGCCCGCTACCTTGAACGCTATAACTCAATCCCAAACTTGCATCGCCGCAAGTATGCTGCAATGGTCAGCTGCTTGGATGAGGCAGTACGCAATCTAACTCTTGCTCTCAAGCAGTATGGCTATTATGACAACATGGTTATGGTGTACTCCTCAGACAATGGAGGTCAACCAATGGCAGGAGGCAGCAACTGGCCACTAAGAGGCAGTAAAGGAACTTTATGGGAAGGAGGAATACGAGCGGTAGGATTTGTACACAGCCCTTTACTGGTCAAAAAGGGCACTAGAAGCAGGGCTCTGATCCATATTACTGATTGGTACCCGACACTGGTGATGCTTGGTGAAGGTACT
The sequence above is a segment of the Labeo rohita strain BAU-BD-2019 chromosome 7, IGBB_LRoh.1.0, whole genome shotgun sequence genome. Coding sequences within it:
- the arsj gene encoding arylsulfatase J isoform X2, whose protein sequence is MVDDQGFRDVGYHGSEIKTPTLDRLAAAGVKLENYYVQPLCSPSRSQLMTGRYQIHTGLQHSIIRPTQPNCLPLENITLPQKLKNAGYSTHMVGKWHLGFYKRGCMPTQRGFDTFFGSLLGSGDYYSHYKCDSPGMCGYDLHEGEEAAWEQDHGIYSTIMYTQKAINILASHNPKRPIFLYLAYQAVHSPLQVPARYLERYNSIPNLHRRKYAAMVSCLDEAVRNLTLALKQYGYYDNMVMVYSSDNGGQPMAGGSNWPLRGSKGTLWEGGIRAVGFVHSPLLVKKGTRSRALIHITDWYPTLVMLGEGTLDENQNLDGYDVWEAISEGRRSPRLDILHNIDPIYTKAKNGSWKAGYGIWNTAIQAALRVGDWKLLTGVPGYSDWIPPQTFSKLLLANRWHNERVNWDRGKSIWLFNITADPYERVDLSQQYPHVVKKMLIRLLRYNKTAVPCRYPPKDYRSNPQYNGGVWGPWYTNDDEDEDDNLLSYDLEQMKSWKKAKRRGKFKRKT